A single Methanocaldococcus bathoardescens DNA region contains:
- the tfe gene encoding transcription factor E, protein MKKEKKIERIYEMLNDPLIQEVLFNIFEGDEKGFEVIDVLLEKGETTEEEIAKELGVKLNVVRKLLYKLYDARLVDYKRWKDEDTNWYSYTWLPTLEKLPYVVKKKINELIKDLEEKLEFEKNNMFFFCPNCNVRFTFEEAMDYGFTCPGCGNMLQEFDNSELIKDLEEQIRFLKEELKNNPFLK, encoded by the coding sequence ATGAAAAAAGAAAAGAAGATAGAGAGGATATATGAAATGCTAAACGACCCTTTGATTCAGGAAGTTCTCTTTAATATATTTGAAGGAGATGAAAAGGGATTTGAAGTTATTGATGTCCTTTTAGAGAAGGGTGAAACAACAGAGGAAGAGATTGCCAAAGAGCTTGGTGTAAAGCTTAACGTAGTTAGGAAATTACTTTATAAGTTGTATGATGCAAGATTAGTTGATTATAAAAGATGGAAAGATGAAGATACCAATTGGTATTCCTATACTTGGCTACCAACACTTGAAAAACTTCCTTATGTAGTAAAAAAGAAAATAAATGAGCTAATTAAAGACCTTGAAGAAAAGTTAGAGTTTGAGAAAAATAACATGTTTTTCTTCTGTCCAAATTGTAATGTAAGATTTACATTTGAAGAAGCAATGGATTATGGATTTACGTGTCCAGGTTGTGGAAATATGCTACAAGAATTTGACAATAGTGAATTAATTAAAGATTTAGAGGAGCAAATAAGATTTTTAAAGGAAGAATTAAAGAACAATCCTTTTTTAAAATAA
- a CDS encoding ATP-grasp domain-containing protein, with amino-acid sequence MKALVLGVNTRPIVNSLKKLGFYVYSVSYYAPEDLNADKKYYLINPLAHGRLKENYNENRLIEIANELVDEVDYVFITSGVFEFENSKIPKWDNVVGNEPKKINEISNKHKTYKKLKNLGFNIPETKKINNKTQLYKFLEEFKFCILKPIYGSGGGILKINLNNLNDGLIYGIKFPIIAQEYVRGKSFSANFIGNTFITFNKQIIIKGMYAGNLTPYLNLPNKFVKIFGEVIETFELKGMNGIDFLIKDSEPYIVDINPRILGTFETIEMSASQNLAKALLNNNYAKEIKPKESYIKRILFAKEKIIVNISKRDFIYDIPKKNAVIEKGEPIATVIAKENIKSIINSIYGECAEYEKRKEDREDI; translated from the coding sequence TTGAAAGCTTTGGTTTTAGGAGTTAATACAAGACCTATAGTTAATTCTTTAAAAAAATTAGGATTCTATGTATACTCTGTCTCTTACTATGCCCCAGAAGATTTAAATGCTGATAAAAAATATTATCTGATAAATCCCTTAGCTCATGGAAGATTGAAGGAGAATTATAATGAGAATAGATTAATTGAGATAGCTAATGAGTTAGTTGATGAAGTTGATTATGTCTTTATAACTTCAGGTGTTTTTGAATTCGAAAATTCGAAAATTCCAAAATGGGACAATGTTGTAGGGAATGAACCAAAAAAGATAAATGAAATCAGCAACAAACATAAAACATATAAAAAATTAAAAAATCTTGGTTTTAATATACCTGAAACAAAGAAAATTAATAATAAAACTCAGTTATATAAATTTTTAGAAGAATTTAAATTTTGTATTTTAAAGCCTATTTACGGTAGTGGAGGAGGAATTTTAAAGATAAATTTAAATAATCTTAATGATGGGTTAATTTATGGAATTAAGTTCCCAATCATTGCTCAAGAGTATGTTAGAGGGAAAAGTTTTAGTGCTAACTTTATAGGCAATACATTTATAACCTTTAACAAACAAATTATTATTAAGGGAATGTATGCTGGGAATTTAACACCATATCTAAATTTGCCAAATAAGTTTGTTAAAATATTTGGAGAGGTTATAGAAACTTTTGAATTAAAAGGAATGAACGGTATTGATTTTTTAATTAAAGATAGTGAGCCATATATTGTTGATATAAACCCACGAATTTTAGGAACGTTTGAAACTATAGAGATGAGTGCGTCTCAAAATTTAGCAAAGGCTTTATTAAATAATAACTATGCTAAAGAAATCAAACCAAAAGAATCATATATAAAGAGAATATTGTTTGCTAAAGAAAAAATTATTGTGAATATATCAAAAAGAGACTTTATATATGATATTCCAAAGAAAAATGCAGTTATAGAGAAAGGAGAGCCTATAGCTACAGTAATTGCAAAAGAAAACATTAAATCAATAATAAACAGTATTTATGGGGAGTGTGCAGAGTATGAAAAAAGAAAAGAAGATAGAGAGGATATATGA
- the mptA gene encoding GTP cyclohydrolase MptA, whose amino-acid sequence MNWKCDIQNFEPDVKISLTRVGVTNLKKLVRLKRTNNKRPIILLSTFEVFVNLPSSQKGIHMSRNPEVIEGIIDEALEMESYEIETICEEIVKRLFEKHEYATEAEVFMVSDFMTKEKSPISEKYSQEIHKIMGGAKGIKKDDKIEITKIVGAEVVGITACPCAQNLIKEISIKNLKEKGFSDEDIEKILDSVIFATHNQRGIGRIILEVPTGYDIEIMDIIEIIKKSMSAEIYGILKRADEAYVVEQSHKNPKFVEDCVREMAKRVVEKFKHLPDETKVSIRQINMESIHRHDAFAEKVATLGELRRELECIQI is encoded by the coding sequence ATGAATTGGAAATGTGATATTCAAAATTTTGAACCGGATGTTAAAATATCATTAACAAGAGTTGGAGTTACAAATCTAAAAAAACTTGTTAGATTAAAAAGAACAAATAATAAAAGACCAATAATTCTATTATCCACCTTTGAAGTTTTTGTTAATCTGCCGAGCTCACAAAAAGGTATTCACATGTCAAGAAATCCTGAGGTTATAGAGGGAATAATAGATGAAGCATTAGAGATGGAAAGTTATGAGATAGAAACAATTTGTGAGGAGATAGTTAAGAGATTGTTTGAGAAACATGAATACGCTACAGAGGCAGAGGTTTTCATGGTTAGTGATTTCATGACTAAGGAGAAAAGCCCAATATCTGAGAAATATTCTCAGGAGATACATAAAATCATGGGTGGAGCTAAAGGAATAAAGAAAGATGATAAAATTGAAATAACAAAAATTGTTGGGGCTGAAGTTGTTGGCATCACTGCTTGCCCATGTGCTCAAAATTTAATAAAAGAGATATCTATTAAAAATTTAAAAGAAAAAGGATTCTCTGATGAAGATATTGAGAAAATATTGGATTCTGTTATCTTTGCTACCCACAATCAGAGAGGAATTGGTAGAATTATATTAGAAGTTCCTACTGGTTATGATATTGAGATTATGGATATTATAGAGATAATTAAGAAATCCATGAGTGCTGAGATTTATGGGATATTAAAGAGAGCTGATGAAGCTTATGTTGTTGAGCAAAGCCATAAAAATCCTAAGTTTGTTGAGGATTGTGTTAGAGAGATGGCTAAGAGAGTGGTGGAGAAATTTAAACACTTACCAGATGAAACAAAGGTTTCAATTAGGCAAATAAATATGGAAAGTATTCATAGACATGATGCATTTGCTGAAAAAGTAGCAACACTTGGAGAATTAAGGAGAGAACTTGAATGTATTCAAATTTAA
- a CDS encoding ArsR family transcriptional regulator, whose translation MDPIEFIQKSASSIASTMHKLKLKYNPFSEKPIRGNTKFFVGRVSELREIGEILGSALHGSVANAAIVGTKGIGKSSMLNIIYYATKKQGHWVVEMTASQVTPRQFLIQLLYNILTENILTMSGTIKSDYMEHSNRILDMYRKLNNYGDKVPIHYPRERIERDLEYLINEVKSPDKLCIILIDEADQFAKKSCLSLLQFFHSFLYEEGILTFMAGSPTLMDDLTKISPPIKDRIPKIINMPPLSKDESYDLIRRRLEDAHIDGAEEFEPFTEEAIHKIVEECDGIPRKIIMTCSESISIAIRKGLTKIDEKVVKEAMHSLGISVGHQILNHLTPAQSEIVRAMAELGGSATVTQLAEYLKKSPSTIGTHLSDIYEMGYIYKERDGNNVYYRLSKELRDVLIGEDDELEM comes from the coding sequence ATGGACCCAATAGAGTTTATACAAAAATCTGCAAGCTCTATAGCAAGCACCATGCATAAATTGAAATTAAAATATAATCCATTTTCTGAGAAGCCAATAAGGGGGAATACAAAGTTTTTTGTTGGTAGAGTTAGTGAGTTGAGAGAGATTGGAGAAATTTTGGGTTCAGCTTTGCATGGTAGTGTAGCTAATGCCGCAATAGTCGGGACTAAAGGGATAGGGAAGAGTTCAATGCTTAACATCATATACTATGCTACAAAAAAGCAAGGACACTGGGTTGTTGAAATGACAGCATCTCAAGTAACGCCAAGACAGTTTTTGATACAACTTTTATACAATATATTAACTGAAAATATTCTAACTATGAGCGGAACTATAAAATCTGATTATATGGAACATTCAAATAGAATTTTGGATATGTATAGGAAGTTAAACAACTATGGGGATAAAGTTCCTATCCATTATCCAAGAGAGAGAATTGAAAGAGATTTAGAATATTTAATAAATGAAGTTAAAAGTCCTGATAAGTTATGCATAATTTTAATTGATGAAGCAGACCAATTTGCAAAAAAGAGTTGCTTAAGCTTACTTCAATTTTTCCACTCATTTTTATATGAAGAGGGGATATTAACCTTTATGGCTGGTTCACCAACATTAATGGATGATTTAACAAAAATATCCCCGCCAATAAAAGATAGGATTCCTAAAATAATAAATATGCCACCTTTATCAAAAGATGAATCTTATGATTTAATTAGAAGAAGATTGGAAGATGCTCATATAGATGGTGCTGAGGAATTTGAGCCATTTACTGAAGAAGCCATACATAAGATTGTTGAAGAATGTGATGGAATTCCAAGAAAGATAATAATGACTTGCTCCGAATCAATATCAATAGCTATAAGAAAAGGTTTAACTAAGATAGATGAAAAGGTTGTTAAAGAGGCAATGCATTCTCTTGGGATTAGTGTAGGGCATCAAATTTTGAATCATTTGACCCCAGCTCAATCAGAGATTGTTAGAGCAATGGCTGAGCTTGGAGGTTCAGCAACAGTAACTCAACTTGCAGAATATCTAAAAAAATCACCAAGCACTATTGGAACACACTTATCAGATATTTATGAGATGGGATATATTTATAAAGAAAGGGATGGAAACAATGTGTATTATAGACTATCTAAAGAACTTAGGGATGTCTTAATAGGTGAAGATGATGAATTGGAAATGTGA
- the cobI gene encoding precorrin-2 C(20)-methyltransferase, which yields MVKKVYGIGVGVGDKKLLTLKALEVLKKVDKIFVPISKEGKKSIAYEIIKDYVDGKDVEELLFPMIKDKEKLKKYWENALEKVLKEEGEVAIITIGDPTLYSTFSYVWKLLREKGVEIEIINGISSIFASASALGIPLVEGDEKLCILPQGKDLEKYINEFDTIIIMKTKNLKEKLEKIKDRDDYIVGLVKRVTFEDEKIAIGKLDELNFDEFNDYLSLAIIKRVKK from the coding sequence ATGGTAAAAAAAGTTTATGGCATTGGTGTGGGAGTTGGAGACAAAAAGCTACTAACTTTAAAAGCTTTAGAAGTTTTAAAAAAAGTGGATAAAATATTTGTCCCAATATCCAAAGAAGGAAAAAAATCAATCGCCTATGAGATTATAAAAGACTATGTTGATGGAAAGGATGTTGAAGAACTTTTATTTCCAATGATTAAAGATAAAGAAAAATTAAAAAAATATTGGGAAAATGCTTTGGAAAAAGTTTTAAAAGAAGAAGGGGAAGTTGCTATAATAACAATTGGCGACCCCACACTTTACAGCACATTCTCTTATGTTTGGAAACTTTTAAGAGAGAAAGGAGTTGAGATAGAAATAATCAACGGAATATCTTCAATCTTTGCCTCTGCATCTGCTTTAGGCATTCCATTAGTTGAAGGAGATGAAAAACTCTGCATTCTTCCACAGGGGAAAGATTTAGAGAAATATATTAATGAATTTGACACAATAATTATTATGAAAACAAAGAATTTAAAGGAAAAGTTAGAAAAAATAAAAGATAGGGATGATTATATAGTTGGTTTAGTAAAGAGAGTAACATTTGAAGATGAAAAAATAGCAATTGGTAAATTAGATGAGTTAAATTTTGATGAATTCAATGACTATCTTTCCTTAGCTATAATAAAGAGGGTTAAGAAATGA
- a CDS encoding coenzyme F420-0:L-glutamate ligase, whose amino-acid sequence MIKEKRKVEVIGLELPIFKGNENVNLSELIAQYPIEDGDIIVIAETLISKLEGNVIDRDKIIPSKEAIELAEKTGKDPKVVQIILDEAKEVVKVGKNFIITETKHGFVCANSGVDESNVYNGIKTLPKNPDESAEKIRKEIEKLTGKKVGVIISDSVGRPFRKGAVGIAIGVSGILALWDRKGEKDLFGRELKTTEVAIADELASMANVVMGEANEGIPVVIIRGAKVPFGDGKGKDLIRPKEEDVFRN is encoded by the coding sequence ATGATTAAAGAAAAAAGAAAAGTAGAAGTTATTGGCTTAGAACTACCAATATTCAAAGGAAATGAAAATGTGAATTTATCTGAGTTGATTGCTCAATATCCAATTGAAGATGGGGATATTATTGTAATAGCAGAAACATTAATTTCAAAATTAGAAGGAAACGTAATAGATAGAGATAAAATAATCCCTTCGAAAGAAGCTATTGAATTAGCTGAAAAAACTGGAAAGGACCCAAAAGTTGTTCAAATTATATTAGATGAAGCAAAAGAAGTAGTTAAAGTTGGAAAAAACTTTATCATCACAGAAACAAAACATGGTTTTGTTTGTGCCAATAGCGGTGTTGATGAAAGTAATGTGTATAATGGAATAAAAACTCTACCAAAAAATCCTGATGAAAGTGCTGAAAAAATTAGAAAAGAGATTGAAAAATTAACTGGAAAAAAAGTTGGGGTTATAATATCAGATAGTGTTGGAAGACCGTTTAGAAAAGGAGCTGTTGGAATTGCCATTGGCGTTAGTGGAATCTTAGCATTGTGGGATAGAAAAGGAGAAAAAGATTTATTTGGAAGGGAGTTAAAAACTACTGAAGTCGCTATTGCTGATGAGTTAGCAAGTATGGCAAATGTAGTTATGGGAGAAGCTAATGAAGGAATCCCTGTTGTAATAATTAGAGGAGCTAAAGTTCCATTTGGTGATGGAAAAGGAAAAGATTTAATTAGACCAAAAGAAGAAGATGTTTTTAGGAATTAA
- a CDS encoding cytochrome c biogenesis CcdA family protein: MDLILIFLSGIFTALGPCVLSILPISLAYTFSISNNKKDGFFVSLFFVLGLAVIFSILGVLFSLFGSVFNLYKLKFVAGIVAIIFGVLMILNYNIKIFNFTTKGKIWNKALYLINKNKKFKYLSSFLFGFCYGVLANTCADPVLVSILSYISNKR; the protein is encoded by the coding sequence ATGGATTTAATTTTAATTTTTTTATCTGGGATTTTTACCGCATTAGGGCCGTGTGTTTTAAGTATTTTGCCAATATCTCTTGCATACACATTTAGCATCTCAAACAACAAAAAAGATGGATTTTTTGTGTCTCTATTTTTTGTTTTAGGATTGGCAGTTATATTTAGCATTTTAGGTGTTTTATTTTCACTATTTGGCTCAGTATTTAATTTATATAAATTAAAGTTTGTTGCTGGAATTGTAGCAATTATTTTTGGTGTTTTGATGATTTTAAACTATAACATAAAAATCTTTAATTTTACAACAAAGGGAAAGATTTGGAATAAAGCTCTTTATCTAATAAATAAAAATAAAAAATTTAAGTATTTAAGTTCTTTTTTATTTGGATTCTGTTATGGTGTTTTAGCAAATACTTGTGCAGACCCTGTTTTAGTTAGCATTTTGTCATATATTTCCAACAAAAGGTGA
- a CDS encoding thioredoxin family protein: MKKYLLLILTFISIGILLSGCININENVRNKEFDFNGTCIVEFTAEWCGYCKMLEPTIEELEKEGYKVIKIDIDKNRDIAEKYGIRAVPTIFYVKDGKIIDMTVGYNPEEIKEKAKQLKE; the protein is encoded by the coding sequence ATGAAAAAATATCTACTATTAATATTAACATTCATTTCCATTGGAATTTTATTAAGTGGATGCATAAATATTAATGAAAACGTAAGAAATAAAGAATTTGATTTCAATGGGACATGTATTGTTGAATTTACCGCTGAATGGTGTGGCTATTGTAAAATGTTAGAACCAACAATTGAAGAATTAGAAAAAGAAGGATATAAAGTAATTAAGATAGATATTGACAAAAATAGAGACATTGCAGAAAAATATGGAATTAGGGCTGTACCAACAATATTCTACGTGAAAGATGGAAAGATAATTGATATGACTGTTGGATACAACCCAGAAGAGATAAAAGAAAAAGCAAAGCAGTTAAAGGAATAA
- a CDS encoding DsrE family protein codes for MIRKFKVKGLRSPSLLIDMILSDTKDGILVVETDGEEQIKDIENLLKKYNLKYEVDGNIVKIYVGEIQADRTINVVGATCPGPIMMVSDILSKMKNGEILEIICGKNALTDLTEGLKGMGNEIIKVEDKGDGTYRILLKKGEKKEEKAAAITKIDEFFIINTTGTGNAEKAYATFMMADVALKMNLKPTIFLMMDGASLALKGECDKVKHPAFPKLGDLVREILKRGVKVYVCELSAQFRGINENNLEEGFEIAGAPTFLNYLSKPNVRPVWL; via the coding sequence ATGATAAGGAAGTTTAAAGTTAAAGGGTTAAGAAGCCCTTCTTTATTAATAGACATGATTTTAAGTGATACAAAAGATGGAATTTTAGTTGTTGAAACTGATGGGGAAGAGCAAATAAAAGATATTGAAAATTTATTGAAAAAATACAACTTAAAATATGAAGTTGATGGAAATATCGTCAAAATCTACGTTGGGGAAATACAGGCAGATAGAACTATTAACGTTGTAGGAGCTACATGTCCAGGACCAATAATGATGGTCTCAGATATCTTATCAAAAATGAAGAATGGGGAAATATTAGAGATTATCTGTGGAAAAAATGCTTTAACTGATTTAACAGAAGGATTAAAAGGAATGGGTAATGAAATAATAAAAGTTGAAGATAAAGGAGATGGAACTTATAGAATATTGCTCAAAAAAGGAGAAAAGAAAGAAGAAAAAGCAGCAGCAATAACAAAGATTGATGAATTCTTCATCATTAATACAACTGGAACAGGAAACGCTGAAAAGGCTTATGCAACATTCATGATGGCAGACGTTGCCTTAAAAATGAACTTAAAGCCAACGATATTCTTAATGATGGATGGAGCAAGTTTAGCTTTAAAGGGAGAATGTGATAAAGTTAAACATCCAGCATTTCCAAAATTAGGAGATTTAGTTAGAGAAATTCTAAAAAGAGGAGTAAAGGTATATGTTTGTGAGTTGAGTGCACAATTTAGAGGAATTAATGAAAATAATTTGGAAGAAGGATTTGAAATTGCTGGAGCACCAACATTCTTAAACTACTTATCAAAACCAAATGTTAGGCCTGTTTGGTTGTAA
- a CDS encoding DUF5400 domain-containing protein, producing MNDIITLVSLSVIFGAMLSGFATFRLTGMRLMPHFASLIIAFILTLASLFVDNNIVGYLAIASQIITPLTICNTICNILKTQFQNTGIYSAHLALMGMLIILALGNLVVF from the coding sequence ATGAATGACATAATAACCTTAGTTTCTCTGTCTGTAATATTTGGTGCAATGCTTTCTGGATTTGCTACATTTAGGCTAACAGGAATGAGGTTAATGCCACATTTCGCGTCTTTGATAATAGCTTTTATATTAACTTTAGCTTCATTATTCGTAGATAACAATATAGTAGGATATTTAGCAATAGCTTCCCAAATAATAACTCCTTTAACAATATGTAATACAATATGTAATATATTAAAAACCCAATTCCAAAATACTGGAATCTATTCAGCTCATTTAGCATTAATGGGGATGTTAATTATATTGGCATTAGGGAATTTAGTAGTCTTTTAA
- a CDS encoding 4Fe-4S binding protein: MDKIQILRKISQTFFFIRATFVLGLYLNIVEFIGRFIFGIGKYTNIRIVIMILAIIAGRIFCGWMCPFGFLFDLVYQARVRISKLKKLPTMPEHIHNKLKYFKYFVLVLVVVLAYLFGTDIFLNSYMLAYLLLALFLVLGFIYPRFFCKYVCPVGALLSIFARFSIFQLKLNKNKCTGCRLCEFKCPMQIKIANVEKIDQMECIRCFECMSACRKKSLTFSPFFK, translated from the coding sequence ATGGATAAGATTCAGATATTAAGAAAAATTTCCCAAACATTCTTTTTTATAAGAGCAACTTTTGTTCTTGGTCTTTATTTAAATATCGTTGAATTTATTGGAAGATTTATTTTTGGTATTGGAAAATACACCAATATAAGAATTGTAATCATGATATTAGCAATTATTGCTGGAAGAATATTTTGCGGTTGGATGTGTCCTTTTGGATTCCTATTTGATTTAGTTTATCAAGCAAGAGTAAGAATCTCTAAATTAAAAAAATTACCAACTATGCCAGAACATATACACAACAAATTAAAATATTTTAAGTATTTTGTATTAGTTTTAGTTGTTGTATTAGCTTATTTGTTTGGAACTGATATATTTTTAAATTCATATATGTTAGCTTATTTATTATTGGCTTTATTTTTAGTTTTAGGATTTATTTATCCAAGATTCTTCTGTAAATATGTCTGTCCAGTAGGAGCGTTGTTAAGCATATTCGCAAGATTCTCAATATTCCAACTAAAACTTAATAAAAATAAATGTACAGGTTGTAGATTATGTGAATTTAAATGCCCAATGCAAATAAAAATAGCAAATGTAGAAAAGATAGACCAGATGGAGTGTATAAGATGTTTTGAATGCATGAGTGCATGTAGAAAAAAATCACTAACTTTCTCACCTTTCTTTAAATAA
- a CDS encoding 4Fe-4S binding protein, translating into MDKIQILRKISQTFFFIYFVFLTSFCLCFFGVIEKFILKGTVGQLIVKLIVIIALTLILGRVFCGWMCPLGFLSELSYKLRVKLFKTKKLPTVNEKIHKKLIYLKYVVLVASLILTYYLLTYAFCQVCPIGFLTNLYGTVISFIILIFVLIASFFIPMAFCRYLCPLGAFLSIFSIKPLFQLKTDNNCVKCKLCEFKCPMQIKITEKIDQKECIRCFECKSACRKGGLSFSHIFRKEN; encoded by the coding sequence ATGGACAAAATACAGATATTGAGGAAAATTTCCCAAACATTCTTTTTTATTTATTTTGTGTTTTTGACAAGTTTTTGTTTATGCTTCTTTGGCGTAATTGAGAAGTTTATCTTAAAAGGAACAGTTGGGCAGTTAATTGTTAAGTTAATTGTTATTATAGCTCTGACTTTAATATTGGGGAGAGTATTTTGTGGATGGATGTGTCCATTAGGTTTTTTATCCGAATTATCTTACAAGTTGAGAGTTAAGCTATTCAAAACAAAAAAACTACCAACAGTTAATGAAAAAATCCACAAAAAATTGATTTATCTAAAATATGTGGTGTTGGTTGCATCTTTAATTTTAACCTACTACCTATTAACCTATGCATTTTGTCAAGTTTGTCCAATTGGGTTTTTAACAAATCTTTACGGGACAGTTATATCTTTTATAATATTAATTTTCGTATTAATCGCTTCCTTCTTTATACCAATGGCATTTTGTAGATATCTCTGCCCATTAGGAGCATTTTTATCAATATTTTCAATAAAACCTCTCTTTCAGTTAAAAACTGATAATAATTGTGTTAAATGCAAGCTATGTGAGTTTAAATGTCCAATGCAGATAAAGATTACAGAAAAAATTGACCAAAAAGAATGTATAAGATGTTTTGAATGCAAAAGTGCATGTAGGAAAGGAGGATTATCGTTTTCACACATCTTCAGAAAGGAAAATTAA
- a CDS encoding DUF2202 domain-containing protein: MRNIIKLALISLIASMVLLAGCVTQNTENAQVQNAQNAQNQDYQTPYHQNQMGVGRGKIVGNNGNINVSLICENIDALPKQPISEEEKEGLIEMREEEKLARDVYLTLYNKWGLQIFKNIAESEQTHMDSVKYLLDRYNISDSVKSDEIGKFSNPKFEKLYKDLVEKGSKSIVDALTVGATIEDLDIADLEHWISKTDNEDIKLVYENLMKGSRNHMRSFVRMLNNYGANYSPQYISKEEYEQIINSPMERGMQ; the protein is encoded by the coding sequence ATGAGAAATATAATAAAATTGGCTTTAATATCATTAATAGCTTCAATGGTTCTTTTAGCAGGATGTGTAACTCAAAATACTGAAAATGCTCAAGTGCAAAATGCTCAAAATGCTCAAAATCAAGATTATCAAACTCCTTATCATCAAAACCAGATGGGTGTGGGGAGGGGAAAAATAGTAGGAAATAATGGAAATATAAACGTTAGCTTAATATGTGAAAATATTGACGCCCTACCAAAACAGCCAATAAGCGAAGAAGAAAAAGAAGGATTAATTGAAATGAGAGAAGAAGAAAAATTGGCAAGAGATGTTTATCTAACCCTATACAATAAGTGGGGATTACAGATATTCAAAAACATTGCTGAGAGCGAACAAACACACATGGATTCAGTTAAATACCTCTTAGATAGATACAACATCTCTGACTCAGTTAAAAGTGATGAAATTGGAAAATTCTCAAATCCAAAATTTGAGAAATTATATAAAGATTTAGTTGAAAAGGGAAGTAAATCAATTGTTGATGCATTGACAGTTGGAGCAACCATTGAGGATTTAGATATAGCTGATTTAGAACATTGGATAAGCAAAACAGACAATGAAGACATAAAACTCGTTTATGAAAACTTAATGAAAGGTTCAAGAAACCACATGAGGTCTTTTGTGAGAATGCTAAATAATTATGGAGCAAATTACTCCCCACAGTATATAAGCAAAGAAGAATATGAGCAAATAATAAATAGCCCAATGGAAAGAGGAATGCAATAG
- a CDS encoding cell wall-binding repeat-containing protein has translation MWKKLILLLLMAIPMVSATDVVLVSDNCADQCTALEVANVLNATVITTEWGIYNESLVNEILALNPDKVIIIGGSLAVVENYTTALESAGISVERIGGETRYETNANVTLRFQHQFRYAYGDNVTACVCHGFDDIALNETMEKIRNGTCLVLLTNGVNLTVEPERLQLRINKVEIVENPFCPFCNHSAIAMKLQRKGLNVEIEKIPEDRVKLMLQNRIKIMEKRIFMFKRMRINVSELEEKLKEVEELIKQNRYQDAYRVMIQLEGEQMAMVRLHLQPMGHGMAKGMGNAPHVYHQNANNSQMGVGGANAPHIYHQNENNTELGNANAPHLYNKNQ, from the coding sequence ATGTGGAAAAAATTGATATTACTATTGCTAATGGCAATTCCAATGGTTTCTGCAACAGATGTAGTTTTAGTAAGTGATAATTGTGCAGATCAGTGCACAGCTTTAGAGGTAGCAAATGTGTTAAATGCAACAGTAATAACAACTGAGTGGGGGATTTACAACGAAAGCTTAGTTAATGAAATATTGGCATTAAACCCAGATAAAGTAATAATTATTGGAGGTTCTTTGGCAGTAGTTGAAAACTACACAACTGCATTAGAAAGTGCAGGAATAAGTGTTGAGAGAATTGGTGGGGAAACAAGATACGAAACAAATGCAAATGTTACATTAAGATTCCAACATCAATTTAGATATGCTTATGGAGATAATGTAACTGCCTGTGTATGCCATGGATTTGATGATATTGCATTAAATGAAACAATGGAAAAAATAAGAAATGGAACATGTTTAGTTTTATTAACTAATGGAGTAAATTTAACTGTTGAGCCAGAAAGATTGCAATTAAGAATAAACAAAGTAGAAATTGTTGAAAACCCATTCTGCCCATTCTGTAATCACTCAGCAATTGCCATGAAATTACAAAGAAAAGGATTGAATGTTGAAATTGAGAAGATTCCAGAAGATAGAGTCAAATTAATGTTGCAAAATAGAATAAAAATAATGGAAAAAAGAATATTCATGTTTAAAAGAATGAGAATCAATGTTAGTGAGTTAGAAGAAAAATTAAAAGAAGTTGAGGAGCTAATAAAACAAAATAGATACCAAGACGCTTACAGAGTGATGATTCAATTAGAAGGAGAACAGATGGCAATGGTTAGATTGCATTTACAACCAATGGGACATGGAATGGCAAAAGGCATGGGCAATGCCCCTCACGTTTATCATCAAAATGCCAATAACTCACAAATGGGTGTCGGAGGAGCAAACGCTCCACACATTTATCATCAGAATGAAAATAACACAGAATTAGGAAATGCAAATGCACCTCATTTGTATAATAAAAATCAGTAA